The Streptococcus marmotae genome contains the following window.
GACGCTCAAACGCTACTGGAAACTGGTACAACAAGATAGCCGTAAACTCAGTGACAAGCGGTTTTATCGCCCTACTTTTCGCATGCACTTAACCAACCAGGAGATTGTCGCTAAACTGCTCGGCTATTCTCAAGAACTGAGAGAACACTACGAGCTCTATCAACTACTGCTTTTTCACTTCCAGGAGAAGCAAGCTGACCAGTTTTTTGGACTTATCCAAGACGCTCGGCAGACTGTCAACCCGATTTTCCAGACCGTATTTAATACCTTTTTGAAGGACAAGGATAAGATTCTCAACGCCATGGAATTGCCTTACTCAAATGCCAAACTTGAGGCGACGAATAATCTCATCAAAGTCATCAAGCGTAATGCCTTTGGATTTCGGAACTTTGAAAACTTCAAAAAGCGGATTTTGATTGCCATCAACATCAAAAAAGAGAAGACCAATTTGGTCCTCTCTAGGTGTTAGCTTTTCATCTACCCACTACAGTTGACAAAGAGCCAAAATAAATAGGTTGATATCGAATGGCTATTTTTGAAATTACATGAGTATCAATAAAAAACTCTTAGAAGGGGCTTACAAATCGCTTTTCTAAGAGTTTTTTAGATTTTTAGGTTCCTTAGTGTCTTTCTTTAGTTTCTAAGAGTTTGGTCACTCTCTTTAATCCAATTTTAAGGCATCTGGATTGAATGGCATCGCAGGGTCGTACGGATTGTGACGAAGTTTGAAGTGCTTCACATCTTCAATAGTCTGTGTACCTGCTAGCTGCATAACCATTTTCAGTTCTTCATTGATTTTTTCAAATACTTGACGAGTTCCGACGCTTCCACCTAGAGCAAGTCCATAAATGACTGGACGACCAAGTGCAACAAGGTCTGCACCGGAAGCTAGGGCTTTAAAGACATGTTGTCCACGACGAACGCCAGAGTCAAAGACGATTGGAACACGTCTGTCAACAGCTTCAACTACTTCTTGAAGGGAGTCAAAAGCAGCAGGACCGCCGTCTAATTGACGCCCACCGTGGTTGGTTACCCAGATACCAGAAGCTCCAGCATTCAATGCACGAAAGACATCTTCTGCGCATTGGGGTCCTTTGACATAAACAGGCAGTCCAGAGTATTGAGCAATGTATTCGACATCTTTTGCGGAAAGAGCTTGTTTTGCAGAACGATAGACAAAGTCCATGGTTTTACCAGCACCGTCTGGGAGATATTCTTGCACAATTGGCATGCCGACTGGGAAGACAAAGCCGTTTCGTTTATCGACTTCACGGTTTCCTCCGACTGTTGCGTCAGCGGTTAGGACGATGGCTTTGATACCTTGTTCTTTTACCCGGTCCATGATATGGCGGTTAATCCCATCATCTTTGCTGTAGTAAAATTGGAACCATTGTGGTGTTCCATTGAGACTTTGAGTAATTTCAGGAATATCGGTTGTCGCATAGGAACTGGTAGTGAAAATCGTTCCAAACTCACTGACACCTTTGGCACTAGCTACCTCACCTTGCTCATTGGCCAATTTGTGAGCAGCGACGGGCGCCATGATGATAGGAGAAGTCAGGGTATCTCCATCATACACAACCTCGGTAGAAGGATCCTCCACACCTTTTAAGCTGTGGGGAACAATCAATTTATGGTTAAAGGAACGAATGTTTTCATGTAAGGTAAAGGTATCTCCAGCACCACTTGCAATGTATCCAAAAGCACCTTTTGGTACGACTTTTTGAGCCATTTTTTCTAGGTCAAAGACATTGACGAATTCTACAGGTCCTTCAGCATTACTTGTTTTGAAATCCATACGGTTTTCCTCTAAATCTAGCTAGATGTACTTTCTAAATTTTTAATCTATTTCTGTTAGCGCTTACAATAACAGTGTAGCATACCTTGAAAACGATGTCAATTTGTTTGCTTATAAAAAATATGAATATTTCCTAGATGAAAATATGCGGTCGTGATTGCAAAGAAATAGCTAGAATGTAGTGAGTAGAACATCTAAGAATTGCTGTAGCTTTAGTGGTTGTAGAGAATAAAATATCTAGAGGAAAAATAGCTATTATTCTGAATTTTGGTCATATAAAAAGAAGCTGGACTTCTTGTCCTGCTTCGATAGAGCGGTTAAATCATTTTTTCTGTCTAAAGGTTAATGAAATCATACGATAGGTCATCAGAACAAAGAAAAGTCCGAATAAAAAGAGTTGTTCTCGAAAGAAAAAGAGAAGAATACTTCCCACTACTAGATAGAAGGTATATTCTAGTTTTTCTCGTTTGTTGATGAGGAATTCTACCTTATAGTAGGGAGTTAGGGAAAGGAGGGATAGGTAGAAAAGAAATATTCCGATTAGAAAGAAGGCTAGACCAAATCCTGCATGGTGGCTTGGTAGTAGCTCAAGACCGACTGTAAAGAAGTTTAAAGCAAGTATCAGAAAAGTATGTGCATAAAAAAGAAGAAGGGTGTCAGCGATTTGGTGATGGTTGAGGTTTAAGTGAGTATGAGAGATATAGTAGACAAAAAGGAAGGCCATCCCGATAAAAAAGGGGATACCTGTCAGAAGTTGATGTCCTTGGAAGCTCTTCAAAATCGCAATAACTGCCTCTCCGAAGGTGATAATGGTAATCAATTGTACCCGCTCGACTGCATGAGGGAAATTAAGGCTAGCACTATTTTTAAAAAAGCCTTTAGGACGGACGAGAAAAGGAAAGATAAATGGGATGAAATAGACGATCAATGACCAAGCATCATAGGTCCAGTAGTGAAATAAAGTCGCAATGGTGGCCATCAAAAATGAGATGACTAAAGAAGCGGTATATAAAATCGATTGGCGTATTTTTGTGTTGAAACCAATTTTTCGACCTCTCAAGATATATTGCAACAATATAATAATATAAGAAAGAAATGAGAAGAAATTAAAAGGAAGGGCGTGACTTTTGAAGTCCATACTGAAGTGAAGCCCCAATTGCCCGATGACAAACATAGATGGAATAATGGTAAGAATATCTAGCAGATCCTGTTCCCCAAAACGATTGAGATAAAAGGTTTCATTGATCCAAAGAGAAGAGATAATCAGATTACCAGCGATAAAAGAGAGGATAGAACGGATAGTCACGCCCTCATTGTGGAGTAGATTAACTAGGCTTGACGTTGTTAAAACGAAGACCAAATCATAAAATAATTCGTAGTTCGAAACACGTTTTGCGATAATTTTTGACATAAAACCTCCGAAAGTAAAAGTATACGATGTTAGAAAAAGAATGAACTAATCCAAGAAAAAATAGTAAGTCCGATAATGACAGCATGCCACTTCCAATACATGACAAAGAGTCCAACTGTTTCACGAATCCAGGCACTTGGGAGATAGTAAAGGGCTGTTTTAGAGCCTACGCTGCGGCCTTTGAGCTTTAGTTTACGCATGTAAATCCCTGCCCGTAAGGAGTGAAAACTGTTGGTCACAACAAGAAAATGAGGGGAGGGTCCTTGTTTTTCATCGACCAATTTCTTGGAAAAGGTTAGATTTTCAAGGGTTGTTGTGGAATGGTTTTCGTACAGAAGTTGATCAGCAGGCAATCCTCTGTCAAGCAAGTAGCACCCCATAGCCCTGGCTTCAGAAATTTTTTCATCAGCTCCTTGACCACCTGAGACGATAATAGTAGGTTGTTTGTTGAACATTTCATAGTAAGAAAGTCCCTTGTCTAACCGTTGGGCAAGCAGTGGTGGGATCTTGTCTCCAATCAGACCAGAACCTAGCACGATGATGTAGGCAGGTTGGTAGGTGAGTGGAAACAGATTGTAAAAGAATCCATAAATGACATAGGATAGATAGAGGAAGCTACCGTAGAGAAGTAGGTTATCCAATAATTCGGTGATTTTTTCAATAAAGAAATAGTGGTTTAAGGAATGGAGAGCAAGGGTGATTAGAATGGTAAGTCCGTAAAATAATGAGAGCAGATTAGCTAATCGACGTCCTTCAAAGGTCAGCATTTGTTTCCCGTTAAAAAGAAGGTAGATGGTAGATACCATCACGCTTAGTGGAATGAGCAAAAGCCCACCTATCAGAATGAAAATGGCGAACTCTTTGTCCCAGAAGCTGAGTTGTACGACGAAAAATCCTGCAAGGATAGCGACAAAGAAAATCAGCGTCATCAAAAAAAGATAGGCA
Protein-coding sequences here:
- a CDS encoding low temperature requirement protein A; translated protein: MSKIIAKRVSNYELFYDLVFVLTTSSLVNLLHNEGVTIRSILSFIAGNLIISSLWINETFYLNRFGEQDLLDILTIIPSMFVIGQLGLHFSMDFKSHALPFNFFSFLSYIIILLQYILRGRKIGFNTKIRQSILYTASLVISFLMATIATLFHYWTYDAWSLIVYFIPFIFPFLVRPKGFFKNSASLNFPHAVERVQLITIITFGEAVIAILKSFQGHQLLTGIPFFIGMAFLFVYYISHTHLNLNHHQIADTLLLFYAHTFLILALNFFTVGLELLPSHHAGFGLAFFLIGIFLFYLSLLSLTPYYKVEFLINKREKLEYTFYLVVGSILLFFFREQLFLFGLFFVLMTYRMISLTFRQKK
- a CDS encoding YdcF family protein, with protein sequence MILHVVWLIPALLFLVSFLIEPRKLFNAYLFLMTLIFFVAILAGFFVVQLSFWDKEFAIFILIGGLLLIPLSVMVSTIYLLFNGKQMLTFEGRRLANLLSLFYGLTILITLALHSLNHYFFIEKITELLDNLLLYGSFLYLSYVIYGFFYNLFPLTYQPAYIIVLGSGLIGDKIPPLLAQRLDKGLSYYEMFNKQPTIIVSGGQGADEKISEARAMGCYLLDRGLPADQLLYENHSTTTLENLTFSKKLVDEKQGPSPHFLVVTNSFHSLRAGIYMRKLKLKGRSVGSKTALYYLPSAWIRETVGLFVMYWKWHAVIIGLTIFSWISSFFF
- the lctO gene encoding L-lactate oxidase, with amino-acid sequence MDFKTSNAEGPVEFVNVFDLEKMAQKVVPKGAFGYIASGAGDTFTLHENIRSFNHKLIVPHSLKGVEDPSTEVVYDGDTLTSPIIMAPVAAHKLANEQGEVASAKGVSEFGTIFTTSSYATTDIPEITQSLNGTPQWFQFYYSKDDGINRHIMDRVKEQGIKAIVLTADATVGGNREVDKRNGFVFPVGMPIVQEYLPDGAGKTMDFVYRSAKQALSAKDVEYIAQYSGLPVYVKGPQCAEDVFRALNAGASGIWVTNHGGRQLDGGPAAFDSLQEVVEAVDRRVPIVFDSGVRRGQHVFKALASGADLVALGRPVIYGLALGGSVGTRQVFEKINEELKMVMQLAGTQTIEDVKHFKLRHNPYDPAMPFNPDALKLD